One Bacteroidetes bacterium GWF2_43_63 genomic region harbors:
- a CDS encoding Arc family DNA binding domain-containing protein has translation MGKKAFALRIDEEVMKALEKWAADEFRSVNGQIEWILHQSLAKAGRVPKKDKNNSDNHGNQDGIAS, from the coding sequence ATGGGCAAAAAAGCATTTGCGCTCCGCATCGACGAAGAAGTGATGAAAGCTCTGGAAAAGTGGGCTGCCGACGAATTCCGCTCAGTCAATGGACAGATTGAATGGATCCTGCATCAATCGCTGGCCAAAGCCGGACGGGTTCCGAAAAAAGATAAAAATAATTCTGATAATCATGGAAATCAAGACGGTATCGCGAGCTGA
- a CDS encoding cytochrome C oxidase assembly protein, whose protein sequence is MFETLSYLALQEYWWFLVSILGSVLVFLLFVQGGQSLLYTIGKEEPQTSMLVNSLGRKWEFTFTTLVTFGGAFFASFPLFYSTSFGGAYWLWMLILFTFILQAVSYEFRSKQGNVFGKKTFEWFLFLNGFIGTVSLGVAVATMFTGGNFIHNEMNFTSWSNNWHGLEAFANPINVALGLAVFFLSRVIAILYFNSTINDNLIRERNKKHLLINSVLFLVFFLTFIIASWLIDGYAYDSVTGKIFTEPNKYFYNNIEHPLTGILFLVGVLLVLLGLFRGNTCYKTCGGKALYPVGIGTFLTVLSLFCNLGYNNTVFYPSLISMQSGLTIEKASSSQFTLTVMSYVSLLVPFVAAYIFFAWRALNKKKIDIDEMNDDSHKY, encoded by the coding sequence CCTGCTTTTTGTTCAGGGCGGACAAAGTCTGCTTTACACCATCGGTAAAGAAGAACCACAGACATCGATGCTGGTGAATTCGCTCGGCCGCAAATGGGAATTTACTTTTACTACATTGGTTACTTTTGGCGGTGCTTTTTTCGCGTCGTTTCCGCTGTTTTATTCCACCAGCTTCGGTGGCGCATACTGGCTCTGGATGCTAATTCTATTTACATTTATTTTGCAAGCTGTCAGCTATGAATTCCGCTCAAAGCAGGGGAATGTTTTTGGTAAAAAAACCTTTGAATGGTTTCTTTTTCTGAATGGATTTATAGGAACTGTATCACTTGGAGTGGCCGTTGCGACTATGTTCACCGGTGGAAATTTTATTCACAATGAAATGAATTTCACTTCGTGGAGCAACAACTGGCATGGACTCGAAGCTTTTGCTAATCCGATCAATGTCGCGCTTGGTCTTGCCGTTTTCTTTCTGTCGCGGGTAATTGCCATTCTATATTTCAACAGCACCATCAATGACAATTTAATCCGTGAACGAAATAAAAAACATTTGCTCATTAATTCAGTTTTATTTCTTGTTTTCTTTCTGACTTTCATTATCGCGTCCTGGCTCATCGACGGCTATGCCTACGATTCTGTAACCGGAAAGATTTTCACGGAACCGAATAAATATTTCTACAATAATATTGAGCATCCGCTCACCGGGATATTATTTTTGGTTGGTGTATTGTTGGTTTTGCTGGGCCTTTTCCGCGGAAATACCTGCTACAAAACATGTGGCGGAAAAGCCCTCTATCCGGTTGGAATAGGTACTTTCCTTACGGTACTTTCGCTTTTCTGTAATCTGGGTTACAACAACACCGTTTTCTATCCTTCGCTTATTTCCATGCAGAGTGGACTTACAATCGAAAAGGCTTCTTCAAGCCAGTTTACGTTGACCGTTATGAGCTATGTGTCGCTGCTCGTACCATTTGTTGCAGCTTATATTTTCTTTGCGTGGCGGGCGCTCAACAAAAAGAAAATCGACATTGATGAAATGAACGACGACTCACATAAATATTAA
- a CDS encoding aspartate aminotransferase (catalyzes the formation of oxalozcetate and L-glutamate from L-aspartate and 2-oxoglutarate): MPGISRKAQNMPASPIRKLVPFSDAAKKRGVKVYHLNIGQPDIPTPDVAMNAIRNFSQKVVEYSHSAGILSYRQKLVGYYEKNNIHVTADDIIVTAGGSEAILIALSTIMDPDDELIVPEPFYANYNGFSVNCGVKNVPIPSKIDTGFALPAIEEFEKVITPKTKAILVCNPNNPTGYLYSKEEIETLGRLAKKHNLYLLADEVYREFIYGDAKHFSVMELEGLDQNSILVDSVSKRYSACGFRIGALISKNKEVMAAAMKFAQARLSPPTFGQVASEAAIDTPESYFTEVKAEYVARRNIVVEAINKMEGAFCPNPKGAFYVVARLPIDDSDKFCQWLLEDFNLNGDTVMLAPATGFYSTPGMGKDEVRISYVLNVTDMKRSMEILEAAVKAYPGKK; encoded by the coding sequence ATGCCCGGAATATCAAGAAAAGCTCAGAACATGCCTGCTTCGCCCATACGCAAGCTGGTTCCTTTTTCCGATGCCGCAAAAAAACGCGGAGTGAAAGTTTATCACCTCAATATTGGACAGCCCGACATTCCTACACCCGATGTGGCGATGAATGCCATTCGCAATTTCAGTCAGAAAGTAGTTGAATACAGCCATTCGGCAGGAATTCTTTCATACAGGCAGAAGCTTGTTGGCTACTACGAAAAAAACAATATTCACGTCACAGCCGACGATATTATAGTTACTGCAGGCGGGTCTGAAGCCATTTTGATTGCCCTCAGTACAATAATGGATCCTGACGATGAACTGATTGTACCCGAACCATTTTACGCTAATTACAATGGCTTTTCGGTCAATTGCGGTGTGAAAAATGTTCCGATTCCTTCAAAAATAGATACCGGCTTTGCTCTTCCTGCCATTGAGGAATTCGAAAAAGTAATTACTCCGAAAACCAAAGCCATTCTGGTCTGCAACCCAAATAACCCGACCGGATATTTATATTCGAAAGAAGAAATCGAGACACTCGGCCGGCTCGCAAAAAAGCATAATTTGTATCTTTTGGCCGATGAAGTTTATCGCGAATTTATTTATGGCGATGCTAAGCACTTTTCAGTCATGGAACTGGAAGGCCTCGACCAGAACAGCATTTTGGTTGACTCTGTTTCGAAACGCTACAGCGCCTGTGGATTCCGCATTGGTGCATTGATTTCGAAGAACAAAGAAGTGATGGCAGCAGCCATGAAATTTGCGCAGGCCCGTCTGAGTCCGCCGACTTTTGGCCAGGTGGCTTCGGAAGCGGCCATCGACACCCCCGAATCTTATTTCACTGAAGTTAAAGCGGAGTATGTTGCCCGTCGCAATATCGTTGTCGAAGCCATCAATAAAATGGAAGGCGCTTTCTGCCCAAATCCTAAAGGTGCATTCTACGTGGTTGCCCGCCTTCCGATTGATGATAGCGATAAATTCTGTCAGTGGCTGCTCGAAGATTTTAACCTCAACGGTGACACCGTTATGCTTGCGCCGGCAACAGGATTTTATTCCACACCTGGCATGGGAAAAGACGAAGTCCGCATTAGCTATGTACTGAATGTGACTGACATGAAACGCAGCATGGAAATTCTGGAAGCCGCTGTTAAAGCGTATCCCGGGAAAAAATAA